Below is a genomic region from Seriola aureovittata isolate HTS-2021-v1 ecotype China chromosome 23, ASM2101889v1, whole genome shotgun sequence.
GTCATtagtttcaacatttttctttatgtgaAATGAAGTGAACGTGTGAACCAACCACAGACACATGAGGTCAGGGCCACAAGCTGCAGGACCATCAACATCATGAAGAAATGGCGGCTGCAAAGAATGGGAAGAGTGAAAATGACCGTGATCGCTCATGTCTCCACATCTGTATTCCAGCTAACTGTTACTCAGAGTCTTGGTTTGTGAATGTACGGTGTGATTCATcataacacaacataacataacataacacaacacaacataacataacacaacataacataacataacataacataacataacataacacaacacaacataacacacaccAATTACCTTGAGTCTCTTCTGTCCAGATGACACATCCTGAGCAGCAGACGAGCAAAGTGATGCTCCGCTGAACCctttatatactgtagctaTTGATGATTTCCAGATTCTGAGCTGTTTCACAATTATCTGATGTGAGTAAGTCACATGTGAGATTCCCAGTTTCTAGTAGTAGTAGTTCTCCTCACCCGCTACACACTGACtggtattatattattattgttgagaggagagaggaggatgatcTCCCTCTCTGACCTGTCGTCCTGGCTCCTCTTGCCGTAGCATGTTGTGGATGTGGGAACACTGGTCTAggagctgtttctctgtcagccTGGATGTTGGGTTTCAGATCATCCATATATCCCACATCATGTAGTTTTCTCTCTGGGGTTACCTATGTTTTGTTCCAGTTCCATTTATCAACCGGTTCATATATCCACAAGGGTCCGGACTGGATCCctgaccgggaatcgaacccccTGATCTCCTGTGTTAAAGTCAGTAGTAGTcagttttatctgctgttttttttatttgctgttttgtacattttgacTTGTGAAGTCAGTGAAGCTCTAAATTACATCTTTTAtcaggaaatgtgtttgtgactcttcagctctgtctcctctcacagggagaagatgatctgctgcatcctgctgctcctcacactcacctcctgtgtctgtggttagtTTACTCCTTCACTTTATTATCTAGAAACTGATACAAGTCCTCAGTTAGTCTGctcctcactttccctctctgtctcctcaacaggaacatttgtagtgaatgtgacacagagCTCCTATCAGGCAGAGGagaaccacaacatcacacTGGAGTGGAGCTTCACAACCAAACCTCACACTCCACCTGACTTCCTTATTATCTTCTGTGAGCTGTTTACTGATCTCAGAGAATCAGTCCTGTATCAGCTACGTGAGGGTGTTGAGTCCCCAGAGTCTCAGGATGAACAGTTTTCAGGACGAGTCCAGTGTGACAAAGACGTCCTCAGAGAAGGACGAATCAGACTTCATGTGTccagactgaggactgaggactcaGGACTGTACAGGTGTCAGGTCCTCACCTCTGATGGGAGGAACTTTGCTAAATGTCGACTCAACGTCTCTGGTGAGTAGATCCAGTAGAAGTTTCTTTACAACCCATGAAGAACAGTATTGTTGACTTAAACTGCTCTCCAGTAGAAAGCAGTGGCACTTtattctgttgctgttgttctgttttgtttattagtgaaatgttttttctttacatgaaCAACACAGATTTGTTTGGTCTCTTTGCAGCAGCGAGGGATCGGCCTGAACCTGAGACAGAACCTGAGACAGAACCTGAGACAGAACCTGGAGAACCAAACACAGCAAGTCGGGGAAGGATCAACCTCTACTGTGAACTGAGAttgacagcagctgttgttctgACTCTTTTTATTCATTCCTCCTGAGGAAAGTTTCAACTCAGCAGAAACAGTTTGATCCACAAAGTAAGTAAAAGTGTCAGAATTCAACTTTGTaccacagacactgaaaacactgttttcccCTTTAGTTTCTTCAGTAAGTGACTATAAGAGCCACAGGACACTGTCATCCATCATTGGCTGGACCTCAACAGTGGTATGTGGTCCAGCCAATAATAAAGTGGTCAGTAaagtctgtgactgactgactgagagatgaagttacaccattggtcggtccagtgttggacttttcccattggctctttcaaaatgatttggtgggAACAGTTTCCATTACGTCTTTTACAGTGGAAACAATACACGGTCCAGTCATACACTACATCTATACctagtcttattttgaaaggacaccttgttaaactgtgtcagacAGATGTGAAACGTGCACTGTGTTCACTTCATGAAATAACGCTGAGAAGCTTGTCTACTTTTACTGACTTACCCATCATGCACTTGACCTGATGGTATGAAACTGTAGCAgctcacaggaagtgatgcgactgtttgtattgttgttgatGTTCTTCCATTTACTGcctgaaaactgtaaaactgtatttttgatTCTGATTTTCTCCCTGTCTGTTACAGCTTGTTGTTAAAATCTCCAGAGAAAAGCTGTGAGTTAACACTGTTGTTAATGAGCACGGTCACTAGAGGAAGCTCTTTGTGCTCATTTAGACCATCAGACACTTTCCTGTTTTACCTCAAGTGTTTTCTTCATGTATGTTTCAGTATCATTGAACTTCTCTTGTCCCACACTCTGAAATAGTATTTCTGTATTAATCAATGAAGATAATTTGTTGAATCAACAATTCCTGAATGATttgtaaacttaaaaaaaaaaaaattaaatgaatttaacttttaaatcattgcttttgttattgtttatctGCTGCAGGATTTCACTGATTTCACAGCTCTGACTAATTTCACTGAACTTCCTGATGGTTTGTTGAattgttgccatggatacaaaGACTgtttaagacatttaaagacactCTCCGTATCCTTGCTGTTAGCTTACTACACCGTGTACCACCGTATTTGCCGCCAAATTTCCGCCTTGTCCATCCACTATGAGCATACAGaatcctttcaaaataaacttgcCGTTTAACAGGAcgtatcaaaataaaatcatgtaaaaGTGCATTATAAAGGTAAATTCTATTTGGGGTCATTTACAGTTTATGTGACAAAACAGTTTTACCTATGAGTCATATAATCCTCcgtcttcttcctgttttcatatCACGGCTATTTTGACAGTGAACACGGTTACTTCACGGCTTGGTGCGTCAGAGTTCATCAAAGCTGAACTTTATGCGATATCACCAGCGAATCAACTGGTTGTTGTGATTCCATTAGAATGAATggattttaaaatgctgcttccACTCGCCACTTCCTGCTTTACCTCCTGCAAAAACTGGCTGAACTTTGACCTGCCAAACACGATGCACCAGTGTCCTGCCAATTTCAGAAGAAAACAGTAGGAAACGTTGGAACCAGATCTTTGGAGCTTAAACATTTCAGGTAAATATTGCTGGAAATTGTGCTTGAGATGTTTGAGTCGACTGTAAGATGAGAATACAGCCTCAGAGGGTCGGAGCCTTGTTTGTGGGACACTGTGGGTTGCACTACATTGTCACATGGATGTCCGagacacactgcagagagacgCTCTTTCTTACTACCTGCTAAATCCTCCACAGTGTGTCTCGCCCAAAACACTAAGGTACAACCCTCCGAACCAcgaagctgcagcagctactGTTTTATTCTGCCGTAGCAAAAAAGACGCCCTGAATGCACTTACACTGAACTTTAAAATCTTCCTCATGATGTggaggtggagtgtgtgtgcgctgcaAAGTGGGTGGAGTTTGGATGGTGCTGATGTCCGAGTTTACCTCATGAATTTTTGCCTGCAGTTCAGTATTATAGATGTTTTAAAGGAGCCTGATGTGAAGTAACACAGTCAgtctctgtgtgaatgtgcagcCCATGCATTCAAAGAAAGATGCACTCATGCACTTTTGTCACAGGCTGCACAGTTCACTGGTCTATTGGTGTGTACCACATCCAGTTTTCCTTAATACATCTGTGGTGTGAAGCCAAACATCCTCCTCAAATGGAAATCTGCAGCTAGTTTTGTATCTTCTTCAGCTGTGAAGGTCAGCGCTCAGGCAGAGATGACACTAACGAATTGGGCAACATCAAAttaatttgactgtttttcGTTAACTTTATTGAAATCCATGTCcatataaacacataatgaaaaaaagttgatttgttatttttcctcaaGATTTTAGTTTCTTACTGTCCTTGCTACCTCCCAAATAACAGTAAATAAGCACTTTGTCATCAATCAGAGGCACCTTGTTATGACGGATGACATCTTGTGTATAAACAGATATAAAACTTTAATCCATGTTATTGGAGTAATGAACTTACTTgctctttctatctatctatcatgtattcatttctgatttcaaaataaaagcatttgttaAACTGTGAACGCGGTTACTTCCCAACTTATATAGTGAATGGGCTGCTTCCACTTCCTGCTTTACCTGCTTGAACTTGCACGATGGCACACCCACGGGCTCGGAGCCTCTGTGGGTTgcaattacatttaattacataaaacaaTCGAGACAAATTTCAAACCACTTCAAACACTTCTAAAGTAACGCTCCGTCTCTGCtttaagacagagcagagatgaCGGAGATGATGTGTCTGCGCACAGCGACTTAGGTAGGTACTAATTGTTATTCTTCTCACATGGCTCTTGTAAcaggcttttgtttgtttggatgaTATTGGATATTGTTGAGAGGAGAGACTTGATGATCTCCCTCTCTGACCTGTCGTCCTGGCTCCTCTTGCCGTAGCATGTTGTGGATGTGGGAACACTGGTCTAggagctgtttctctgtcagccTGGATGTTGGGTTTCAGATCATCCATATATCCCACATCATGTAGCTTCTCTCTGGGGTTAACTATGTTTTGTTCCAGTAGCTCATTTCTCAACCAACACCTGACTCAGAGCTTATTAACCTGGGCGACATCCGAGCCCTTTGTGGTCTCACTCGTTCATATATCCGGGAATTGAACCCCCGATCTCCTGTGTCAAAGTCAATAGTGTCGaccactgagctgaactgaaccTACTTGCTTCAAGGTTTTCACTATGTTCAAAATGAAAGCCATCTGTCATCAGACAGGtgacagattaaaggaaaaacctgaaaacttAGAGAATCAGGAGGATGGCATGATGGGTCACTGATGGTTtgatgagaatgaaaatgatgtgagtCTTATGCTCTGaacttcacagtcaccagatctaaAGCCAactgaacacctatgggagattaTAACCCCCATCATGAGGTGTCTTTTTCATTACTAACTTAACGGGTTTTTTATCAACTGATGGGGAACCAGTCACAACAGCTCTGGGCATGCCTGAGTGTGTGTAGCATTTCTCAGAGCTTTAACCTGTCTGAGCCCGTTGTGAGGAAGTAGCTTGGTAGATTATATACGACCCTTGCTTAAGGGTTCATATATCCACACAAGGGTTCGTACTtagcaggagaagaggaagaaggaagatgttgtttgtttggataTTGTTGAGAGGATGATgatatctcctcctcctctcctgtagCTGTAGTACATTCATTGAGCCTCACCTGTTTCCCCAACACCTGACTCAGAGCTTATTAACCTGGGCAACATCCAAGCTCTTTGTGTCTCGTCCTGAGGAAGGTCAGTAGCACCAGGTGCCTTGCTTAAGGGTTCATATATCCACAAGGGTCCACACTGGATCCCTGACCGGGAATCAAACCCCCGATCTCCTGTGTCAAAGTCAGTAGTGTCGaccactgagctgaactgactCTTGTTACCTGAGTATTTCTGATCTATATATAATCTTGGtcctgattgtgtgtgtgtgtgtgtttgtgtgtgtgtgtgtgcgtgcatgcgtgcgtgtatgtgtgtgtgtgtgcgtgcatgtgtgtgtgtgctctgagctcttctctcctctttctcctgctgttcttactcagttttatctgctgtttatgtgaaaatgaagatgtaTCTGAAACAGCAGGTGATGAAAGAGTTGTAGATGAAACTACCTGACAGTAAACAGTTAGTGtcagcattaaaatgctgctgacaTGTTCATCAAATACATCACATTGATCTCATCGTCCCTCTGAACTGTCCTCACACACTGTTGGagtcacactgacacattttgacttgtGAAGTCAGTGAAGCTCTAAATTACATCTTTTaacaggaaatgtgtttgtgactcttcagctctgtctcctctcacagggagaagatgatctgctgcatcctgctgctcctcacactgacctcctgtgtctgtggttagtTTACTCCTTCACTTTATTATCTAGAAACTGATACAAGTCCTCAGTTAGTCTGctcctcactttccctctctgtctcctcaacaggaacatttgtagtgaatgtgacacagagCTCCTATCAGGCAGAGGagaaccacaacatcacacTGGAGTGGAGCTTCACAACCAAACCTCACACTCCATCTGACTTCCTTTATATTCTATGTGAGATGTTTACTGATGATCTCAAAGTCTCAAAAGTCACGTATCAGCTACATGAGGGTGTTGAGGTCCCAGAGTCTCAGGATGAACAGTTTTCAGGACGAGTCCAGTGTGACAAAGACGTCCTCAGAGAAGGACGACTCAGACTTCATGTGTccagactgaggactgaggactcaGGACTGTACCTGTGTGAAGTCAACACAGATTACGGGAGGAGCTTTAACAAATGTCGACTGAACGTCTCTGGTAAGTAGATCCAGTAGAAGTTTCTTTACAACCTGTTCTCTCAAAGAGAAGGGTGATGAAGGTAGGTAGCACCAAGTGCCTTGCTTAAGGGTTCATATATCCACAAGGGTCCACACTGGATCCctgaccgggaatcgaacccccGATCTCCTGTGCCAAAgtcagtagtgtgtgtgtgctctgagcTCGGATGAGGTTccactcttctctcctctttctcctgctgttcttACTCAGTTTTTAAACTGGGTCACTTTATtctgttgctgttattttgttttgtttattagtaaaaaaaaatttctttaCATGAACAACACAGATTTGTTTGGTCTCTTTGCAGCAGCGAGGGATCGGCCTGAACCTGAGACAGAACCTGAGACAGAACCTCAGACAGAACCTGGAGAACCAAACACAGCAAGTCGGGGAAGGATCAACCTCTACTGTGAACtgggactgacagcagctgttgttctgACTCTCTTTATTTATTCGTCCTGAGGAAAGTTTCAGCTCAGCAGAAACAGTTTGATCTACAAAGTAAGTAAAAGTGTCAGAATTCAACTTTGTaccacagacactgaaaacactgttttcccCTTTAGTTTCTTCAGTAAGTGACTATAAGAGCCACAGGACACTGTCATCCATCATTGGCTGGACCTCAACAGTGGTATGTGGTTCAGCCAATAATAAAGTGGTCAGTAaagtctgtgactgactgactgagagatgaagttacaccattggtcggtccagtgttggacttttcccattggctctttcaaaatgatttggtgggAACAGTTTCTATTACGTCTTTTACAGTGGAAACAATACACGGTCCAGTCATACACTAGATCTATACctagtcttattttgaaaggacaccttgttaaactgtgtcagacAGATGTGAAACGTGCACTGTGTTCACTTCATGAAATAACGCTGAGAAGCTTGTCTACTTTTACTGACTTACCCATCATGCACTTGACCTGATGGTATGAAACTGTAGCAgctcacaggaagtgatgcgactgtttgtgtttgtgaaaactgtatttttgaTTCTGATTTTCTCCCTGTCTGTTACAGCTTGTTGTTATTTGCTGCCTGTTATTGTCACTTTTTCATTGGATGTAATCTCCAGAGAAAAGCTGTGAGTTAACACTGTTGTTAATGAGCACGGTCACTAGAGGGAGCTCTTTGTGCTCATTTACACCATCAGACACTTTCCTGTTTCACCTGAAGTGTTTTCTTCATGTATGTGTCAGTATCGTTGAACTTCTCGTCTCCTCTATCATAACGACAGGACCTGAGTCAAAGGTTTATCTGTGACatgaaattcatatttttgtgttacatgatgtttatattgttttggCTTAGAGTTTAAATTGAGTCATTACAGCATCAACAACTCATATCAGTGTAAATAATGTTTCCATTTGAACtgacaaatgtaaaatttgaCTAAAATCACATTAGATTTGGAGTCTAGACGTCTTCACACTGTCAGTCCCACTCTGAGCCCTGTGTCCACCTccacttcttctttctcctcctgttgcttCATCTAAAGCTTCATCCACCAGCTCTGcactttattatcattattattattattattattattattatatcttaaTCCTCTTGACTCTCAAAATGTACAATAAACTTTCCTCATGTTCAGTTTATAAtgtgaatatactgtaaataaattcCTATTTCTATGAGAGAAGTTGTTCtgactcgtgtgtgtgtgatgtcaataataataaactttagtAATACTGGTGCTTCACAGGAGCAGAAATAAAGATGagaatgaaaacataacagAAGTCCaacaatattaatttaataGATGTATtaattacataaatatacaaacattACATGAGAAGTAAGAAGCTGGAAGGTCACAAAAATAACCTGAGTCAGTTTAGATCAGGTCTCAGTCAGTCTGtactttctccctctcaccgCGAGCTGAGAGCGGAGCTCTCCATGTGATTCTAAGCACCACATCACAGACAGTTACAGCTCATATCAAAGTctaacatgacacacacacacacacacacgcacatacgcaAACAGTGTTCGACACTACTGACTTTAACACAGGAGATCAGGGGTTCCCGGTCAGGGATCCAGTGTGGACCCTTGTGGATATATGAACGATGATATGAGATCGTCCTCCTCTCAACAATatccaaaaaaacaagaacaaaaactaCCTCCTCAGTAGTCTCCCTGAGAATGAGTGAGTCATTAGTCTCTCTCTTAAAATTTGAGTCATTTAGATAAATTTTATTAATCACCATTCACAACAGGAAGACTGTTTCACAAACTGAAAGTACTGATCCAATCTTACAGTATTGAACTGACTGAAACATTCCTCAGTCAGTTCATCTGAAGGCAAAGCAAACTCATTAGTGTCAGGTcattatcacacacagaggtcGGTCAATGTgctaaacagaaataaaacaagcataaaaaactacaacaacagtAGCTTACGTTTATACTCTTTAACGTCCGTTGCATTTTCATGAACAAGATAGACAagatctctgtgtctctctctgtacatACGGTACACACATATATGAACAGTGAGTCCTGCAGTAGAGAGTTGTGTGTCAGGTGCAGTGCAGAGTTTCGCTCTGGCGCCGTCTCGTGACAGCCCTGCAGCGGCGGGGCCACCGGGGTGGCTGGGAGTGGCTCCGGTTACCCCTGGAATATGATTGGCCACCCTCACCAGAGCTGCCAATCAGTTTGTCCGAGTCGACATTCAAAAATATGCAGGATTCACTCTGGATGCACTTCAACTCTCTCTTGCAGACTTGCAGTCATGCTTGCACTGTTTCGgctaaaaaggagaaaaacaagggTAGGTAAACAGTCGCTCACAATGTGTAGTGTTAAATGATTTACAGATGTTTAAATTAAGTTGATAAGTAAGTCGTATCTAGAGTTAGCACAATATATAAGTAACATCATGATTACTGTGATTAGTGACGTTTTCTGTCATTAATAAATCAACTCATTGAGCAGTTGAGCGGCATCAGGCTCCACGTCAGAGCATCGCAGCGCTTCATGAAGCGTCTCGTGCTGTTGCTTCAGTAAAGGTTTCACTTTAAATACAAGATATTACCCGGGAAATGATGCTGTGATGTTGTTGTACTGATGTTGTGTAATGAGTGGTGTCTGTAGTGTTCATGTGGTAGTCAGGTAGAACAGGCTTCATGCAGGAGGACAGAGTCTGAGGCTGATGGACTAATGCCATGAACAGTGactcttctcatctgactcacagtaacaggaagtgagtgagtttcaaactgaaaccaccaagtgaatggaaaaaaacaaaccacgTCTTCTGTGTGAGGACCGATCATTGATCACAGCGGAGTTGCATTTCAACCGACTTCTGCTTCCTCCCCATCTCCCCTGAAACAAGGGGAACTCCGCACTGAAGGTAAAGTCTAAATACAgagttgatgttgttgtgttggttCTGGAGGAAACTTGATGCAGTGGTTGAAGATCACATGTTATAATTGAACATTTAGTGTgatgtgagtgtttgttgtCTTGGTTGTTGTAAACCTGCACATTAGAGAAGAAGCTGAAGCTTCTCTCTGTAGATTTAAAGA
It encodes:
- the LOC130164048 gene encoding programmed cell death 1 ligand 1-like isoform X2; this translates as MICCILLLLTLTSCVCGTFVVNVTQSSYQAEENHNITLEWSFTTKPHTPPDFLIIFCELFTDLRESVLYQLREGVESPESQDEQFSGRVQCDKDVLREGRIRLHVSRLRTEDSGLYRCQVLTSDGRNFAKCRLNVSARDRPEPETEPETEPETEPGEPNTASRGRINLYCELRLTAAVVLTLFIHSS
- the LOC130164048 gene encoding programmed cell death 1 ligand 1-like isoform X1 gives rise to the protein MICCILLLLTLTSCVCGTFVVNVTQSSYQAEENHNITLEWSFTTKPHTPPDFLIIFCELFTDLRESVLYQLREGVESPESQDEQFSGRVQCDKDVLREGRIRLHVSRLRTEDSGLYRCQVLTSDGRNFAKCRLNVSAARDRPEPETEPETEPETEPGEPNTASRGRINLYCELRLTAAVVLTLFIHSS